One window from the genome of Lasioglossum baleicum chromosome 9, iyLasBale1, whole genome shotgun sequence encodes:
- the Snrnp-u1-70k gene encoding LOW QUALITY PROTEIN: small ribonucleoprotein particle U1 subunit 70K (The sequence of the model RefSeq protein was modified relative to this genomic sequence to represent the inferred CDS: inserted 1 base in 1 codon) → MTQFLPPNLLALFAPRDPIPYLPPVSKLPHEKKNGGYIGVGAFLKYFEDPKDTPPPIRVETREERLERRRRERAEQVAYKLEQEIAVWDPAGIPNVTADPFKTLFVARINYDTSESKLRREFEVYGPVKKIVVIHNTINGKPRGYAFIEYEHERDMRSWWPLPATSAVHYSMQXSLNLPDMIAVYKHADGKKIDGRRVLVDVERARTVKGWLPRRLGGGLGGTRRGGPDVNIKHSGREDNERERERYRLERERENTGRLDRDRDRDRLDRERRRSRDRKRRSRSRSRDRKRRRSRDRLPDPDIEEIQRDERPRDRRERDRDRDRKRRRSRSNERDRDRDRKRDKRDRDRERRDRKDRGDRQDEDTKEIRIKEEPLDDYPDYSNTFQSSGSYFTAVKYEDDNEQEVEEKYRIPEGRPDPPPYNNYDSVQDY, encoded by the exons ATGACGCAGTTCCTGCCGCCGAATCTGTTGGCTTTGTTCGCTCCACGGGACCCCATACCGTATTTGCCACCCGTTAGCAAGCTCCCGCACGAGAAGAAGAATGGAGGCTATATCGGCGTTGGAGCATTCCTCAAATACTTCGAG GATCCCAAAGACACACCACCACCAATCCGCGTGGAGACCAGAGAGGAACGGCTGGAACGAAGAAGACGGGAACGTGCTGAGCAAGTGGCGTACAAACTCGAACAGGAGATTGCAGTCTGGGATCCTGCTGGCATTCCAAATGTAACTGCGGATCCTTTCAAGACGCTTTTTGTAGCACGGATA AACTATGATACATCAGAATCCAAACTGAGGAGAGAGTTCGAAGTATACGGTCCAGTAAAAAAG ATAGTGGTAATTCACAATACAATAAATGGCAAGCCTAGAGGATATGCTTTCATTGAGTATGAGCACGAAAGAGATATGCGCT CGTGGTGGCCGCTGCCGGCAACTAGTGCCGTTCACTATTCCATGC AATCCCTGAACCTGCCTGATATGATAG CTGTTTATAAGCATGCGGATGGTAAGAAAATAGATGGTCGCAGAGTGTTGGTCGACGTCGAGAGAGCTAGAACCGTGAAGGGCTGGCTACCGCGGAGGCTGGGCGGTGGCCTTGGTGGCACCAGAAGAGGCGGACCTGATGTCAACATCAAACACTCTGGACGCGAAGATAACGAGAGGGAACGGGAACGGTATCGTTTGGAACGGGAGAGGGAGAATACTGGACGCCTCGATAGAGACAG AGATCGCGATCGTTTGGACAGAGAGCGCAGAAGGTCGCGCGACCGGAAACGAAGATCGAGGAGCAGGTCGCGCGACCGGAAACGCAGGCGAAGCCGCGATCGTCTGCCCGATCCTGATATCGAGGAGATACAGAGAGACGAGCGACCGCGCGATAGAAGAGAACGGGATCGCGATCGTGATCGCAAGAGGAGGCGTTCCAGAAGCAACGAACGCGATCGCGACAGGGATCGCAAGAGGGACAAACGCGATCGTGATCGTGAACGCAGAGACAGGAAAGATCGGGGCGATCGTCAAGACGAGGATACGAAAGAGATTCGAATCAAGGAAGAGCCTTTGGATG ATTATCCTGACTACAGCAACACCTTCCAATCGTCCGGGTCCTACTTCACAGCTGTAAAATACGAGGACGACAACGAGCAGGAAGTGGAGGAGAAGTACAGGATCCCGGAAGGTCGTCCCGATCCCCCTCCCTACAACAACTATGACTCCGTACAAGATTATTGA